The Aeromicrobium yanjiei genome includes a region encoding these proteins:
- a CDS encoding DivIVA domain-containing protein has protein sequence MSDQPGLSIFDAADRSADASFPLARRGGYDTDAVDAWVRTQSAELHRAADDLRALQAENESLREAVDSLTARIEAFERPTYTGLGNHAAQLLGLAEQEAEVVRSRAVRDADELVAKAEEEATLVRVAAEHEAEQMRGQAIVELEDKRKQLLEDVEAMRAEASAQADDLLAQTQREVAQLRLAAEQEAQNMRLGATRDVEQARAAADREVTEARRVLAVEKERLAREAAENHASATDQTAKLVQDAETRASAADARAREAMAQAAKAREAATAEAARVMENARTEVAQLIASATAEAQKIRVTATTEADRHTRTLRAEVEDLQRRREGILAQMGQLRDIVSSFAPTSVEVTQPDAVDEDDAVDTDEVEVAEAAETEPVDAAAAAQPEPAVQQRKDAS, from the coding sequence ATGTCCGACCAGCCCGGATTGTCCATCTTCGACGCAGCCGACCGGTCGGCCGACGCCTCGTTCCCGCTGGCGCGCCGCGGCGGGTATGACACCGATGCGGTGGACGCATGGGTCCGCACCCAGTCCGCCGAGCTGCACCGTGCAGCGGATGACCTGAGGGCACTGCAGGCCGAGAACGAGAGCTTGCGCGAGGCGGTCGACTCGCTCACCGCGCGCATCGAGGCGTTCGAGCGCCCCACCTACACCGGCCTGGGCAACCACGCCGCCCAGCTGCTCGGGCTGGCCGAGCAGGAGGCCGAGGTCGTCCGCAGCCGCGCCGTGCGCGACGCTGACGAGCTCGTCGCCAAGGCCGAGGAGGAGGCCACGCTGGTGCGGGTCGCGGCCGAGCACGAGGCCGAGCAGATGCGCGGTCAGGCCATCGTCGAGCTCGAGGACAAGCGCAAGCAGCTGCTCGAGGACGTCGAGGCGATGCGCGCCGAGGCATCCGCGCAGGCCGACGACCTCCTCGCCCAGACGCAGCGCGAGGTGGCCCAGCTCAGGCTCGCCGCCGAGCAGGAGGCGCAGAACATGCGCCTCGGGGCGACCCGCGACGTCGAGCAGGCCCGCGCGGCCGCCGACCGCGAGGTGACCGAGGCCCGCCGCGTGCTGGCCGTGGAGAAGGAGCGTCTCGCCCGCGAGGCCGCCGAGAACCACGCCTCGGCCACCGACCAGACCGCCAAGCTGGTCCAGGACGCCGAGACCCGCGCGAGCGCTGCGGACGCCCGTGCCCGCGAGGCCATGGCGCAGGCGGCCAAGGCTCGTGAGGCCGCGACCGCCGAGGCCGCTCGCGTCATGGAGAACGCTCGCACCGAGGTGGCCCAGCTCATCGCGAGTGCGACCGCCGAGGCGCAGAAGATCCGGGTGACCGCGACCACCGAGGCGGACCGGCACACCCGCACGCTGCGGGCCGAGGTCGAGGACCTGCAGCGCCGGCGCGAGGGCATCCTGGCCCAGATGGGGCAGCTGCGCGACATCGTCTCGTCATTCGCCCCCACCTCGGTCGAGGTCACCCAGCCCGACGCGGTGGATGAGGACGACGCGGTGGACACCGACGAGGTCGAGGTCGCCGAGGCTGCCGAGACCGAGCCGGTCGATGCAGCCGCGGCCGCCCAGCCCGAGCCTGCCGTCCAGCAGCGCAAGGACGCCAGCTAG
- a CDS encoding alpha/beta hydrolase: MTERIRGNSVLPARREPITLETADGLSLVGELALPLDRDPVATMICLHPLPTHGGMMDSHLFRKAAYRLPALADVAVLRFNTRGTSSVQGTSEGTFDNGVGERFDVAAAVEHAEFAELPHIWVVGWSFGTDLALMYGLEPSVEGAVLLSPPLRYSRPEHLQAWADSGRPVTALVPEHDDYLQPPEARERFAAIPQAEVIGVDGAKHLWVGDSERVLDEIVRKLAPGASVPLPSTWDGPMERADSMAYADRTVAAFSEPRPSPPD, from the coding sequence ATGACCGAGAGAATCCGCGGCAACTCCGTGCTGCCGGCACGACGCGAGCCGATCACGCTGGAGACCGCCGACGGCCTGTCCCTGGTCGGCGAGCTCGCGCTCCCGCTGGACCGGGACCCGGTGGCCACGATGATCTGCCTGCACCCGCTGCCGACGCACGGCGGCATGATGGACAGCCACCTGTTCCGCAAGGCTGCATACCGCCTGCCGGCCCTCGCCGACGTCGCAGTGCTGCGCTTCAACACCCGCGGCACGTCCAGCGTCCAGGGCACGAGCGAGGGGACGTTCGACAACGGCGTGGGGGAGCGGTTCGACGTCGCAGCGGCAGTCGAGCACGCGGAGTTCGCCGAGCTGCCCCACATCTGGGTCGTGGGCTGGTCGTTCGGCACGGACCTCGCGCTCATGTACGGCCTCGAGCCGTCGGTCGAGGGAGCCGTGCTGCTCTCGCCACCGTTGCGCTACTCGCGGCCCGAGCACCTGCAGGCGTGGGCCGACTCCGGTCGCCCCGTCACGGCGCTCGTCCCCGAGCACGACGACTACCTCCAGCCGCCCGAGGCGCGGGAGCGGTTCGCCGCGATCCCGCAGGCCGAGGTCATCGGCGTGGACGGCGCGAAGCACCTCTGGGTCGGCGACTCCGAGCGGGTCCTCGACGAGATCGTGCGCAAGCTCGCGCCCGGAGCCTCCGTGCCCCTGCCGAGCACGTGGGACGGTCCGATGGAGCGCGCCGACTCCATGGCGTACGCCGACCGGACGGTCGCTGCGTTCAGCGAGCCGCGCCCCTCACCGCCGGACTGA
- a CDS encoding 3-hydroxyacyl-CoA dehydrogenase family protein, which yields MASGIVEVFAKAGYAVTFVGRGEDKVAGVVAAITKSLDKAVSRGKLDEDGKTAVLARLTGATDRSALADADIIVEAIAEDLDIKLELFADLDRIAKPGAILATTTSSLSINACAAATQRPQDVIGMHFFNPAAVMKLVEVVTADETSVEVDETVRALCLATGKHPVSCGDRAGFIVNALLFPYLNDAIRLHEAQGTPLDEIDEALKATGLPMGPFQLLDVVGNDVSLAIQRSLLDTFGHAGWRPAATLERLVSEGKLGRKTGAGFHTY from the coding sequence ATGGCGTCGGGGATCGTCGAGGTCTTCGCCAAGGCGGGGTACGCCGTGACGTTCGTCGGTCGCGGCGAGGACAAGGTCGCCGGCGTCGTCGCCGCGATCACCAAGAGCCTGGACAAGGCGGTCTCCCGCGGCAAGCTCGACGAGGACGGCAAGACAGCGGTGCTCGCGCGCCTCACCGGCGCAACCGACCGCTCCGCGCTGGCCGACGCGGACATCATCGTCGAGGCCATCGCCGAGGACCTGGACATCAAGCTCGAGCTGTTCGCCGACCTGGACCGCATCGCCAAGCCGGGTGCGATCCTCGCCACGACGACCTCCTCGCTGTCGATCAACGCCTGCGCCGCCGCCACCCAGCGCCCGCAGGACGTCATCGGTATGCACTTCTTCAACCCCGCCGCGGTCATGAAGCTCGTCGAGGTCGTGACGGCCGACGAGACCTCGGTCGAGGTGGACGAGACCGTGCGGGCGCTGTGCCTCGCCACCGGCAAGCACCCGGTGTCGTGCGGCGACCGGGCCGGATTCATCGTCAACGCACTGCTGTTCCCCTACCTCAACGACGCGATCAGGCTGCACGAGGCGCAGGGCACGCCGTTGGACGAGATCGACGAGGCGCTCAAGGCGACGGGGCTGCCGATGGGGCCGTTCCAGCTGCTCGACGTGGTCGGCAACGACGTGTCGCTCGCGATCCAGCGCTCGCTGCTCGACACCTTCGGTCACGCGGGCTGGCGGCCGGCGGCGACGTTGGAGCGCTTGGTGTCCGAGGGCAAGCTCGGTCGCAAGACCGGTGCGGGCTTCCACACGTACTGA
- the nucS gene encoding endonuclease NucS: MRLVIARCQVDYAGRLAAHLPLATRLIMVKNDGSVLIHSDGGSYKPLNWMSPPCTLREGISDDGVAEWTVTAGKTDDTLRIRIEEVLHDSAFDLGVDPGLQKDGVEKHLQELLAEHTSALGAGMSLVRREFMTAIGPVDLLCKDAANASVAVEIKRRGDIDGVEQLTRYLELMNRDPALRPVRGIFAAQEIKPQARVLAHDRGIECVVVNYDELRGIDDPSLRLF, encoded by the coding sequence GTGAGACTGGTCATCGCCCGCTGCCAGGTCGACTACGCAGGACGGCTCGCCGCCCACCTGCCGCTGGCCACCCGGCTCATCATGGTCAAGAACGACGGGTCGGTGCTCATCCACTCCGACGGCGGCTCCTACAAGCCGCTGAACTGGATGAGCCCGCCGTGCACGCTCCGCGAGGGGATCTCCGACGACGGCGTCGCGGAGTGGACCGTCACGGCCGGCAAGACCGACGACACGCTGCGCATCCGCATCGAGGAGGTCCTGCACGACTCCGCATTCGACCTCGGCGTCGATCCGGGCCTGCAGAAGGACGGGGTCGAGAAGCACCTGCAGGAGCTGTTGGCCGAGCACACCTCGGCCCTGGGCGCGGGCATGAGCCTGGTCCGGCGCGAGTTCATGACGGCGATCGGCCCGGTTGACCTGCTGTGCAAGGACGCGGCCAACGCCTCGGTCGCGGTCGAGATCAAGCGCCGCGGCGACATCGACGGCGTCGAGCAGCTGACCCGCTATCTCGAGCTGATGAACCGCGATCCTGCGCTGCGTCCGGTGCGTGGCATCTTCGCAGCACAGGAGATCAAGCCGCAGGCGCGCGTGCTCGCGCACGACCGAGGCATCGAGTGCGTCGTCGTCAACTACGACGAGCTCCGCGGCATCGACGACCCCAGCCTCCGCCTGTTCTGA
- a CDS encoding ferritin, with product MGHMAAPAFVERLNEQIGHEFAAHQQYVAIATYYDALTMPQMAALFYQQAREERDHAMMMVQYLLDADHVPVIPALPAPRIDFSDVVEPVAAALEQEKRVTAQINDLTRIARENHDYASDQFMQWFIKEQVEELSKMSDLLAVVTRSKADYERIEDWIAREDKAAGDDPTAPPIAGA from the coding sequence ATGGGACACATGGCAGCACCAGCATTCGTCGAGCGGCTCAACGAGCAGATCGGCCACGAGTTCGCGGCGCACCAGCAGTACGTCGCGATCGCGACCTACTACGACGCGCTCACGATGCCCCAGATGGCGGCGCTGTTCTATCAGCAGGCCCGCGAGGAGCGGGACCACGCGATGATGATGGTCCAGTACCTCCTGGACGCCGACCACGTCCCGGTCATCCCGGCCCTGCCCGCACCGCGCATCGACTTCAGCGACGTCGTCGAGCCGGTCGCCGCGGCGCTGGAGCAGGAGAAGCGCGTGACGGCGCAGATCAACGACCTGACCCGTATCGCGCGGGAGAACCACGACTACGCCTCGGACCAGTTCATGCAGTGGTTCATCAAGGAGCAGGTCGAGGAGCTGTCGAAGATGAGCGACCTGCTGGCGGTCGTGACCCGCTCGAAGGCCGACTACGAGCGCATCGAGGACTGGATCGCCCGCGAGGACAAGGCCGCGGGCGACGACCCGACCGCGCCCCCGATCGCCGGCGCGTAG
- a CDS encoding protein meaA → MPDKTAPDKPWVMRTYAGHSSAAESNALYRRNLAKGQTGLSVAFDLPTQTGYDPDHELSRGEVGKVGVPIPHLGAMRRLFQDIPLETMNTSMTINATAMWLLAMYQVAAEEQGVDPSQLQGTTQNDIIKEYLSRGTYVFGPAPSLRLTTDMIAYTVTTIPKWNPLNICSYHLQEAGATPTQELAYALTTAIAVLDSVRDSGQVPQEEFEKVVGRISFFVNAGVRFVEEMCKMRAFGRLWDEITRERYGVQDPKMRRFRYGVQVNSLGLTEAQPENNVQRIVLEMLGVTLSKDARARAVQLPAWNEALGLPRPWDQQWSLRLQQVLAFESDLLEYDDIFEGSVVVEAKVAELVEGAKAEIDRVQAMGGAVAAVESGYMKQALVGSHSERRAKIEAGEMKVVGVNSYVETEPSPLTADLDTAIMTADPQAEANAVADVQAWRSQRDQAAVDEALHRLQREAKTDANLMAATLEAVRAGATVGEWAGALREVFGEYRAPTGVSGVASVAEAGAELTAVRERVRETGEQLGTRLRFLVGKPGLDGHSNGAEQIAVRARDAGFEVVYQGIRLTPAQIVAAAVAEDVHAVGLSILSGSHMELVPEVQKEMAAAGLDDVPLIVGGIIPDSDGRRMEAAGVAAVFTPKDFGMTSIMDRIVDEIRKARGLA, encoded by the coding sequence ATGCCTGACAAGACTGCGCCCGACAAGCCCTGGGTGATGCGCACGTACGCCGGCCACAGCTCGGCGGCGGAGTCGAACGCGCTGTACCGACGCAATCTGGCCAAGGGCCAGACCGGGCTGTCGGTGGCGTTCGACCTGCCCACCCAGACCGGCTACGACCCGGACCACGAGCTCAGCAGGGGAGAGGTCGGCAAGGTCGGCGTCCCGATCCCGCACCTCGGGGCGATGCGCCGGCTGTTCCAGGACATCCCGCTCGAGACGATGAACACCTCGATGACGATCAACGCCACCGCGATGTGGCTGCTCGCGATGTACCAGGTCGCGGCCGAGGAGCAGGGCGTCGATCCGTCGCAGCTGCAGGGCACGACCCAGAACGACATCATCAAGGAGTACCTGTCCCGAGGCACGTACGTCTTCGGGCCCGCGCCGTCGCTGCGGCTGACGACGGACATGATCGCGTACACGGTCACGACGATCCCCAAGTGGAACCCGCTCAACATCTGCAGCTATCACCTGCAGGAGGCCGGTGCGACGCCCACGCAGGAGCTCGCGTACGCCCTCACGACCGCGATCGCGGTGCTGGACTCCGTACGCGACTCAGGCCAGGTGCCGCAGGAGGAGTTCGAGAAGGTCGTCGGGCGCATCTCGTTCTTCGTCAACGCCGGTGTCCGGTTCGTCGAGGAGATGTGCAAGATGCGCGCCTTCGGGCGGCTGTGGGACGAGATCACCCGCGAGCGCTACGGCGTCCAGGATCCCAAGATGCGACGCTTCCGCTACGGCGTGCAGGTCAACTCGCTGGGCCTGACCGAGGCGCAGCCGGAGAACAACGTCCAGAGGATTGTTCTGGAGATGCTGGGCGTGACGCTGAGCAAGGACGCCCGCGCCCGGGCCGTGCAGCTGCCCGCGTGGAACGAGGCGCTGGGGCTGCCCCGGCCGTGGGACCAGCAGTGGTCGCTGCGTCTGCAGCAGGTGCTCGCGTTCGAGTCCGATCTGCTGGAGTACGACGACATCTTCGAGGGGTCGGTCGTGGTCGAGGCCAAGGTCGCCGAGCTCGTGGAGGGCGCCAAGGCCGAGATCGACCGCGTCCAGGCCATGGGCGGCGCCGTCGCGGCGGTCGAGTCCGGCTACATGAAGCAGGCGCTCGTGGGATCGCACTCGGAGCGCCGGGCCAAGATCGAGGCCGGTGAGATGAAGGTCGTGGGGGTCAACTCCTACGTCGAGACCGAGCCGTCGCCGCTGACGGCGGATCTGGACACCGCGATCATGACCGCCGATCCGCAGGCCGAGGCCAATGCCGTCGCCGACGTCCAGGCGTGGCGCTCGCAGCGCGACCAGGCGGCAGTCGACGAGGCACTGCACCGCCTCCAGCGTGAGGCGAAGACCGACGCCAACCTGATGGCGGCGACCCTCGAGGCCGTACGCGCGGGCGCGACGGTGGGCGAGTGGGCAGGTGCGCTGCGCGAGGTGTTCGGCGAGTACCGCGCGCCCACGGGCGTGAGCGGCGTCGCCAGCGTCGCCGAGGCCGGCGCCGAGCTGACGGCGGTGCGCGAGCGCGTCCGCGAGACGGGCGAGCAGCTGGGCACGCGCCTGCGCTTCCTCGTCGGCAAGCCCGGTCTGGACGGGCACTCCAACGGCGCCGAGCAGATCGCCGTCCGGGCCCGTGACGCCGGCTTCGAGGTCGTCTACCAGGGCATCCGGCTCACCCCCGCGCAGATCGTCGCCGCGGCAGTGGCCGAGGACGTGCACGCGGTCGGTCTCTCGATCCTGTCCGGCTCCCACATGGAGCTGGTGCCCGAGGTGCAGAAGGAGATGGCCGCGGCCGGTCTCGACGACGTACCGCTGATCGTCGGCGGCATCATCCCGGACTCGGACGGTCGTCGCATGGAGGCCGCCGGGGTCGCTGCGGTGTTCACGCCCAAGGACTTCGGCATGACGTCGATCATGGACCGGATCGTCGACGAGATCCGCAAGGCCCGCGGCCTCGCCTGA
- a CDS encoding cob(I)yrinic acid a,c-diamide adenosyltransferase, whose protein sequence is MVNLTRIYTRTGDDGTTNLGDMSKTSKLDLRLAAYADVDEANAQIGFAIAVGGLDEDVVAVLTHIQNDLFDVGADLSCPVVENPEYPPLRVEADYVDRLEAWCDHYNEQVPKLRSFILRGGTPAAAAVHIACTVTRRAERSAWAAIAEHGDTMNALTAKYLNRLSDLLFILGRYANRETGDVLWVPGGER, encoded by the coding sequence ATGGTCAACCTGACACGGATATACACGCGTACCGGCGACGACGGCACGACGAACCTCGGCGACATGAGCAAGACCAGCAAGCTGGACCTGCGCCTGGCCGCCTACGCGGACGTCGACGAGGCGAATGCGCAGATCGGCTTCGCGATCGCCGTCGGCGGTCTCGACGAGGACGTCGTCGCAGTGCTGACGCACATCCAGAACGATCTGTTCGACGTCGGCGCCGACCTGTCGTGCCCGGTCGTGGAGAACCCCGAGTACCCGCCCCTGCGCGTCGAGGCGGACTACGTCGACCGCCTCGAGGCCTGGTGCGACCACTACAACGAGCAGGTGCCCAAGCTGCGCTCGTTCATCCTGCGAGGCGGCACCCCCGCCGCGGCGGCCGTGCACATCGCGTGCACCGTAACGCGGAGGGCCGAGCGCTCGGCCTGGGCAGCGATCGCGGAGCACGGGGACACCATGAACGCGCTGACCGCCAAGTACCTCAACCGCCTCAGCGACCTGCTGTTCATCCTCGGTCGCTACGCCAACCGGGAGACGGGCGACGTGCTCTGGGTCCCGGGCGGCGAGCGCTGA
- a CDS encoding DUF2550 domain-containing protein, whose amino-acid sequence MPLWWWMVDALAFVVAAVVLLVIWLLFRRRLLARSGGTFDMSVNRSASVPAKGWMLGLAVYRDTELEWFRTFSVSMRPRYRFTRGDVRIDGRRDPVGSEVHAVQAGHLIVSTENASGVRQLAMSPHALTGLLSWLESSPPGQRVNKVL is encoded by the coding sequence GTGCCCCTGTGGTGGTGGATGGTCGATGCCCTCGCGTTCGTGGTGGCTGCGGTCGTCCTGCTGGTCATCTGGCTGTTGTTCCGACGTCGGCTGCTGGCGCGGTCCGGAGGGACGTTCGACATGAGCGTCAACCGGAGCGCGTCGGTGCCGGCGAAGGGCTGGATGCTGGGGCTCGCGGTCTACCGCGACACGGAGCTCGAATGGTTCCGGACGTTCTCGGTGTCGATGCGCCCGCGCTACCGCTTCACGCGGGGCGACGTCCGGATCGACGGTCGTCGTGACCCGGTCGGCAGCGAGGTGCACGCGGTGCAGGCCGGCCACCTGATCGTCAGCACGGAGAATGCGTCCGGTGTGCGGCAGCTGGCCATGAGCCCGCATGCGCTCACCGGCCTGCTGTCCTGGCTGGAGTCGTCGCCTCCGGGTCAGCGGGTCAACAAGGTGCTCTGA
- a CDS encoding F0F1 ATP synthase subunit epsilon has product MAANDSTSSLQIELVAADRVVWSGQAREVIARTVEGDLGVLAGHAPLLSVLVPGVVEIHPLEGEDVVRAAVGEGFLSVADDHVSILSEDAFLASEIDAAAVKSELEAATAAEDADAVLRAEAKLRLVDKAS; this is encoded by the coding sequence ATGGCCGCGAACGATTCAACGTCCTCGCTGCAGATCGAGCTGGTGGCTGCCGACCGCGTCGTGTGGTCGGGTCAGGCGCGCGAGGTCATCGCCCGCACCGTCGAGGGTGACCTCGGCGTGCTGGCGGGCCACGCGCCGCTCCTGTCGGTGCTCGTCCCCGGTGTCGTCGAGATCCACCCTCTCGAGGGTGAGGACGTCGTCAGGGCCGCGGTCGGCGAGGGATTCTTGTCGGTGGCGGACGACCACGTGTCGATCCTGAGCGAGGATGCGTTCCTCGCCTCGGAGATCGACGCGGCTGCGGTCAAGTCCGAGCTGGAGGCAGCGACCGCTGCGGAGGACGCTGATGCCGTCCTGCGCGCGGAGGCCAAGCTGCGCCTCGTCGACAAGGCGTCCTGA
- the atpD gene encoding F0F1 ATP synthase subunit beta, producing MTTNTAETQTTELATGRVARVIGPVLDIEFPSDAIPDMYNALKVDTEVAGVKETLTLEVALHIGDGLVRAISLRPTDGIVRGATVINTGGPIMVPVGDETLGKVFNTTGDVMNLAEGEVWEVKERRGIHAKAPDFDQLESKTEMFQTGIKVIDLLTPYVLGGKIGLFGGAGVGKTVLIQEMIARVARDHGGVSVFAGVGERTREGNDLIVEMEEAGVLGQTALVFGQMDEPPGARLRVALSALTMAEYFRDVQKQDVLLFIDNIFRFTQAGSEVSTLLGRVPSAVGYQPTLADEMGVLQERITSTRGHSITSLQAIYVPADDYTDPAPATTFAHLDATTELNREIASMGIYPAVDPLTSTSRILDPRYISAEHYNTANRVKSILQRNKELQDIIAILGVDELSEEDKTLVSRARRIQRFLSQNTYVAKQFTGIEGSTVSIDETIDGFTKICDGEYDHVAEQAFFMCGGLEDVDKKWEEIQKSL from the coding sequence ATGACTACCAACACCGCAGAGACCCAGACCACCGAGCTGGCCACGGGCCGGGTAGCGCGCGTCATCGGCCCGGTGCTCGACATCGAGTTCCCGAGCGACGCCATCCCGGACATGTACAACGCGCTCAAGGTCGACACCGAGGTGGCCGGCGTCAAGGAGACGCTGACCCTCGAGGTCGCCCTCCACATCGGTGACGGCCTGGTCCGCGCGATCAGCCTGCGCCCCACGGACGGCATCGTCCGTGGCGCGACGGTCATCAACACCGGCGGACCGATCATGGTGCCCGTCGGCGACGAGACGCTCGGCAAGGTGTTCAACACCACCGGCGACGTCATGAACCTCGCCGAGGGTGAGGTGTGGGAGGTCAAGGAGCGTCGTGGCATCCACGCCAAGGCCCCCGACTTCGACCAGCTCGAGTCCAAGACCGAGATGTTCCAGACCGGCATCAAGGTCATCGACCTCCTGACGCCGTACGTGCTGGGCGGAAAGATCGGCCTCTTCGGTGGTGCAGGCGTCGGCAAGACGGTGCTCATCCAGGAGATGATCGCCCGTGTGGCCCGCGACCACGGTGGTGTGTCGGTGTTCGCCGGCGTGGGTGAGCGCACCCGCGAGGGCAACGACCTCATCGTCGAGATGGAGGAGGCCGGCGTCCTCGGACAGACCGCCCTCGTCTTCGGCCAGATGGACGAGCCGCCGGGAGCGCGTCTGCGCGTCGCCCTGTCGGCCCTGACGATGGCCGAGTACTTCCGCGACGTCCAGAAGCAGGACGTGCTGCTGTTCATCGACAACATCTTCCGCTTCACGCAGGCCGGCTCCGAGGTCTCCACGCTGCTGGGCCGTGTGCCCTCGGCCGTGGGCTACCAGCCGACGCTGGCCGACGAGATGGGTGTGCTCCAGGAGCGCATCACCTCGACGCGTGGTCACTCGATCACCTCGCTGCAGGCGATCTACGTGCCGGCCGATGACTACACGGACCCGGCTCCGGCGACGACGTTCGCTCACCTCGACGCGACGACCGAGCTCAACCGTGAGATCGCCTCGATGGGCATCTACCCGGCCGTGGATCCGCTGACCTCGACGTCGCGGATCCTCGACCCGCGCTACATCAGCGCCGAGCACTACAACACCGCGAACCGCGTCAAGAGCATCCTGCAGCGCAACAAGGAGCTCCAGGACATCATCGCGATCCTCGGTGTCGACGAGCTCAGCGAGGAGGACAAGACGCTCGTGTCCCGCGCGCGTCGCATCCAGCGCTTCCTGTCCCAGAACACCTACGTGGCCAAGCAGTTCACCGGCATCGAGGGCTCGACCGTCTCCATCGACGAGACGATCGACGGCTTCACCAAGATCTGTGACGGTGAGTACGACCACGTGGCTGAGCAGGCCTTCTTCATGTGCGGCGGTCTCGAAGACGTCGACAAGAAGTGGGAAGAAATCCAGAAGAGCCTCTGA
- a CDS encoding F0F1 ATP synthase subunit gamma, with product MAASVRELRAKIRSTQATKKITRAMELIAASRIIKAQQRAAAAAPYARELTRAVSAVATFSNVEHALTTEKADPKKAAVLVIASDRGLAGAYSASVMKEAERLVEKLQSEGKEVDLYLSGRKAEAYYNFRDRPYVQSWTGFSDKPEYANAKEIGNTLVRTFHIDESEGETIDPEVAAAELHVVFTRFKSMLTQEPDVIRLLPLEVVAGTEAPAEDDVLPLYEFEPSAHEVLNALLPKYIHSRIYYCLLQASASELAARQKAMKSATDNAQDLIEKYTRTANQARQAGITQEISEIVGGANALADASAGSE from the coding sequence ATGGCAGCATCGGTACGCGAGCTACGCGCGAAGATCAGGTCCACCCAGGCGACCAAGAAGATCACCCGCGCCATGGAGCTCATCGCTGCGTCGCGCATCATCAAGGCGCAACAGCGGGCGGCGGCAGCAGCGCCGTACGCCCGTGAGCTCACGCGCGCCGTGTCTGCCGTGGCCACCTTCTCCAACGTCGAGCACGCGCTCACGACGGAGAAGGCGGACCCCAAGAAGGCAGCGGTGCTGGTCATCGCGAGCGATCGTGGTCTCGCGGGCGCCTACTCGGCGTCCGTGATGAAGGAGGCCGAGCGCCTCGTCGAGAAGCTGCAGAGCGAGGGCAAGGAAGTCGACCTGTACCTCTCGGGCCGCAAGGCCGAGGCGTACTACAACTTCCGCGACCGTCCGTACGTGCAGTCCTGGACGGGCTTCTCCGACAAGCCGGAGTACGCCAACGCCAAGGAGATCGGCAACACGCTGGTCCGGACGTTCCACATCGACGAGTCCGAGGGGGAGACGATCGACCCCGAGGTCGCGGCAGCCGAGCTGCACGTGGTCTTCACCCGGTTCAAGTCGATGCTGACGCAGGAGCCGGACGTCATCCGTCTGCTCCCGCTCGAGGTCGTGGCGGGCACCGAGGCTCCGGCCGAGGACGACGTCCTGCCGCTCTACGAGTTCGAGCCGTCCGCGCACGAGGTGCTCAACGCGCTGCTGCCCAAGTACATCCACAGCCGGATCTACTACTGCCTGCTGCAGGCCTCGGCCTCGGAGCTGGCGGCACGGCAGAAGGCCATGAAGTCGGCCACGGACAACGCGCAGGACCTCATCGAGAAGTACACCCGAACAGCCAACCAGGCCCGCCAGGCCGGTATTACCCAGGAGATCAGCGAGATCGTGGGCGGCGCCAACGCGCTTGCTGACGCCTCCGCTGGGAGTGAGTGA